In Rhinopithecus roxellana isolate Shanxi Qingling chromosome 16, ASM756505v1, whole genome shotgun sequence, a single genomic region encodes these proteins:
- the FBXW2 gene encoding F-box/WD repeat-containing protein 2 isoform X1, which yields MERKDFETWLDNISVTFLSLTDLQKNETLDHLISLSGAVQLRHLSNNLETLLKRDFLKLLPLELSFYLLKWLDPQTLLTCCLVSKQWNKVISACTEVWQTACKNLGWQIDDSVQDALHWKKVYLKAILRMKQLEDHEAFETSSLIGHSARVYALYYKDGLLCTGSDDLSAKLWDVSTGQCVYGIQTHTCAAVKFDEQKLVTGSFDNTVACWEWSSGARTQHFRGHTGAVFSVDYNDELDILVSGSADFTVKVWALSAGTCLNTLTGHTEWVTKVVLQKCKVKSLLHSPGDYILLSADKYEIKIWPIGREINCKCLKTLSVSEDRSICLQPRLHFDGKYIVCSSALGLYQWDFASYDILRVIKTPEIANLALLGFGDIFALLFDNRYLYIMDLRTESLISRWPLPEYRKSKRGSSFLAGEASWLNGLDGHNDTGLVFATSMPDHSIHLVLWKEHG from the exons ATGGAGAGAAAGGACTTTGAGACATGGCTTGATAACATTTCTgttacatttctttctctgacggacttgcagaaaaatgaaactctgGATCACCTGATTAGTCTGAGTGGGGCAGTCCAGCTCAGGCATCTCTCCAATAACCTAGAGACTCTCCTCAAGCGGGACTTCCTCAAACTCCTTCCCCTGGAGctcagtttttatttgttaaaatggcTCGATCCTCAGACTTTACTCACATGCTGCCTCGTCTCTAAACAGTGGAATAAGGTGATAAGTGCCTGTACAGAGGTGTGGCAGACTGCATGTAAAAATTTGGGCTGGCAGATAGATGATTCTGTTCAGGACGCTTTGCACTGGAAGAAGGTTTATTTGAAGGCTATTTTGAGAATGAAGCAACTGGAGGACCATGAAGCCTTTGAGACCTCATCATTAATTGGACACAGTGCCAGAGTGTATGCACTTTACTACAAAGATGGACTTCTCTGTACAG GGTCAGATGACTTGTCTGCAAAGCTGTGGGATGTGAGCACAGGGCAGTGCGTTTATGGCATCCAGACCCACACTTGTGCAGCGGTGAAGTTTGATGAACAGAAGCTTGTGACAGGCTCCTTTGACAACACTGTGGCTTGCTGGGAATGGAGTTCCGGAGCCAGGACCCAGCACTTTCGGGGGCACACGGGGGCGG TATTTAGCGTGGACTACAATGATGAACTGGATATCTTGGTGAGCGGCTCTGCAGACTTCACTGTGAAAGTATGGGCTTTATCTGCTGGGACATGCCTGAACACACTCACCGGGCACACGGAATGGGTCACCAAG GTAGTTTTGCAGAAGTGCAAAGTCAAGTCTCTCTTGCACAGTCCTGGAGACTACATCCTCTTAAGTGCAGACAAATATGAGATTAAG atTTGGCCAATTGGGAGAGAAATCAACTGCAAGTGCTTAAAGACATTGTCTGTCTCTGAGGATAGAAGCATCTGCCTGCAGCCAAGACTGCATTTTGATGGGAAATACATTGTCTGCAGTTCAGCACTTGGTCTCTACCAGTGGGACTTTGCTAGTTATGATATTCTCAG GGTCATCAAGACACCTGAGATAGCAAACTTGGCCTTGCTTGGCTTTGGAGATATCTTTGCCCTGCTATTTGACAACCGCTACCTGTACATCATGGACTTGCGGACAGAGAGCCTGATTAGTCGCTGGCCTCTGCCAGAGTACAGGAAGTCAAAGAGAGGCTCAAGCTTCTTGGCAGGCGAAGCATCCTGGCTGAATGGACTGGATGGGCACAATGACACGGGCTTGGTCTTTGCCACCAGCATGCCTGACCACAGTATTCACCTGGTGTTGTGGAAGGAGCACGGCTGA
- the FBXW2 gene encoding F-box/WD repeat-containing protein 2 isoform X2, with protein sequence MERKDFETWLDNISVTFLSLTDLQKNETLDHLISLSGAVQLRHLSNNLETLLKRDFLKLLPLELSFYLLKWLDPQTLLTCCLVSKQWNKVISACTEVWQTACKNLGWQIDDSVQDALHWKKVYLKAILRMKQLEDHEAFETSSLIGHSARVYALYYKDGLLCTVFSVDYNDELDILVSGSADFTVKVWALSAGTCLNTLTGHTEWVTKVVLQKCKVKSLLHSPGDYILLSADKYEIKIWPIGREINCKCLKTLSVSEDRSICLQPRLHFDGKYIVCSSALGLYQWDFASYDILRVIKTPEIANLALLGFGDIFALLFDNRYLYIMDLRTESLISRWPLPEYRKSKRGSSFLAGEASWLNGLDGHNDTGLVFATSMPDHSIHLVLWKEHG encoded by the exons ATGGAGAGAAAGGACTTTGAGACATGGCTTGATAACATTTCTgttacatttctttctctgacggacttgcagaaaaatgaaactctgGATCACCTGATTAGTCTGAGTGGGGCAGTCCAGCTCAGGCATCTCTCCAATAACCTAGAGACTCTCCTCAAGCGGGACTTCCTCAAACTCCTTCCCCTGGAGctcagtttttatttgttaaaatggcTCGATCCTCAGACTTTACTCACATGCTGCCTCGTCTCTAAACAGTGGAATAAGGTGATAAGTGCCTGTACAGAGGTGTGGCAGACTGCATGTAAAAATTTGGGCTGGCAGATAGATGATTCTGTTCAGGACGCTTTGCACTGGAAGAAGGTTTATTTGAAGGCTATTTTGAGAATGAAGCAACTGGAGGACCATGAAGCCTTTGAGACCTCATCATTAATTGGACACAGTGCCAGAGTGTATGCACTTTACTACAAAGATGGACTTCTCTGTACAG TATTTAGCGTGGACTACAATGATGAACTGGATATCTTGGTGAGCGGCTCTGCAGACTTCACTGTGAAAGTATGGGCTTTATCTGCTGGGACATGCCTGAACACACTCACCGGGCACACGGAATGGGTCACCAAG GTAGTTTTGCAGAAGTGCAAAGTCAAGTCTCTCTTGCACAGTCCTGGAGACTACATCCTCTTAAGTGCAGACAAATATGAGATTAAG atTTGGCCAATTGGGAGAGAAATCAACTGCAAGTGCTTAAAGACATTGTCTGTCTCTGAGGATAGAAGCATCTGCCTGCAGCCAAGACTGCATTTTGATGGGAAATACATTGTCTGCAGTTCAGCACTTGGTCTCTACCAGTGGGACTTTGCTAGTTATGATATTCTCAG GGTCATCAAGACACCTGAGATAGCAAACTTGGCCTTGCTTGGCTTTGGAGATATCTTTGCCCTGCTATTTGACAACCGCTACCTGTACATCATGGACTTGCGGACAGAGAGCCTGATTAGTCGCTGGCCTCTGCCAGAGTACAGGAAGTCAAAGAGAGGCTCAAGCTTCTTGGCAGGCGAAGCATCCTGGCTGAATGGACTGGATGGGCACAATGACACGGGCTTGGTCTTTGCCACCAGCATGCCTGACCACAGTATTCACCTGGTGTTGTGGAAGGAGCACGGCTGA
- the FBXW2 gene encoding F-box/WD repeat-containing protein 2 isoform X3, producing the protein MKQLEDHEAFETSSLIGHSARVYALYYKDGLLCTGSDDLSAKLWDVSTGQCVYGIQTHTCAAVKFDEQKLVTGSFDNTVACWEWSSGARTQHFRGHTGAVFSVDYNDELDILVSGSADFTVKVWALSAGTCLNTLTGHTEWVTKVVLQKCKVKSLLHSPGDYILLSADKYEIKIWPIGREINCKCLKTLSVSEDRSICLQPRLHFDGKYIVCSSALGLYQWDFASYDILRVIKTPEIANLALLGFGDIFALLFDNRYLYIMDLRTESLISRWPLPEYRKSKRGSSFLAGEASWLNGLDGHNDTGLVFATSMPDHSIHLVLWKEHG; encoded by the exons ATGAAGCAACTGGAGGACCATGAAGCCTTTGAGACCTCATCATTAATTGGACACAGTGCCAGAGTGTATGCACTTTACTACAAAGATGGACTTCTCTGTACAG GGTCAGATGACTTGTCTGCAAAGCTGTGGGATGTGAGCACAGGGCAGTGCGTTTATGGCATCCAGACCCACACTTGTGCAGCGGTGAAGTTTGATGAACAGAAGCTTGTGACAGGCTCCTTTGACAACACTGTGGCTTGCTGGGAATGGAGTTCCGGAGCCAGGACCCAGCACTTTCGGGGGCACACGGGGGCGG TATTTAGCGTGGACTACAATGATGAACTGGATATCTTGGTGAGCGGCTCTGCAGACTTCACTGTGAAAGTATGGGCTTTATCTGCTGGGACATGCCTGAACACACTCACCGGGCACACGGAATGGGTCACCAAG GTAGTTTTGCAGAAGTGCAAAGTCAAGTCTCTCTTGCACAGTCCTGGAGACTACATCCTCTTAAGTGCAGACAAATATGAGATTAAG atTTGGCCAATTGGGAGAGAAATCAACTGCAAGTGCTTAAAGACATTGTCTGTCTCTGAGGATAGAAGCATCTGCCTGCAGCCAAGACTGCATTTTGATGGGAAATACATTGTCTGCAGTTCAGCACTTGGTCTCTACCAGTGGGACTTTGCTAGTTATGATATTCTCAG GGTCATCAAGACACCTGAGATAGCAAACTTGGCCTTGCTTGGCTTTGGAGATATCTTTGCCCTGCTATTTGACAACCGCTACCTGTACATCATGGACTTGCGGACAGAGAGCCTGATTAGTCGCTGGCCTCTGCCAGAGTACAGGAAGTCAAAGAGAGGCTCAAGCTTCTTGGCAGGCGAAGCATCCTGGCTGAATGGACTGGATGGGCACAATGACACGGGCTTGGTCTTTGCCACCAGCATGCCTGACCACAGTATTCACCTGGTGTTGTGGAAGGAGCACGGCTGA